From a single Phragmites australis chromosome 7, lpPhrAust1.1, whole genome shotgun sequence genomic region:
- the LOC133923955 gene encoding uncharacterized protein LOC133923955 translates to MSGSAFNAFKSRVPVAWSPRLYITLVRGLPGTRRLHRRTLEAMRLRRCHRTVEHRTTPSLLGMLTQVKRLVVVETEEMYNARRQAAEERRAPRPPLVVSHHLPTPKPKPVAAAAEGAAASAQ, encoded by the coding sequence ATGAGCGGGAGCGCGTTCAACGCGTTCAAGTCGCGGGTGCCTGTGGCGTGGAGCCCCCGGCTGTACATCACGCTGGTGCGGGGCCTCCCGGGCACGCGgcgcctccaccgccgcacGCTCGAGGCCATGCgcctccgccgctgccaccgcACCGTCGAGCACCGCACCACTCCCTCCCTCCTTGGTATGCTCACCCAGGTCAAGCGCCTCGTCGTCGTCGAGACCGAGGAGATGTACAACGCGCGGAGGCAGGCCGCGGAGGAGCGCCGCGCGCCCAGGCCGCCGCTTGTCGTCTCCCACCACCTGCCGACGCCGAAGCCGAAGCCGGTAGCAGCCGCCGCGGAGGGTGCCGCTGCCTCGGCGCAGTAG